The Arcobacter roscoffensis genome segment TAAAAAGCTTTCTTGCGCATAAACTATGTCTCCAAGTTTTACACTTTTTTTCTCTCCATCAATCGTAAAATTAATATCTCTATCATCTTTTACAACTTTGATATAATCAGGATGAAGTTTTGCTAACTTTCTATTTCCATAATGAATAACATACTCTTTACCTTGTTTAACTATGGTCATTAAAGGATTTGAGGGAGTGAACTCTAAGATACCATCTTTGTTAATTGGAAAATACTTTAAAATACTTCTAACCTTACTAAGTGGAAGTTTAATTTGTTCATCATAAAAAGAAATATAAATATCATGGTCAATTACATTTTTAATAGAAGCAGTAGTAACCTCAAATTTTCTTTCAAACTCTATTCCCATAATATCCATATATGCTTCAATAGCTAAAAGGTGATAGTAAACTCTTTCATGTAATGGTAAGTCTTTACTAGCTTCATTTGCAAAAGCAGCTTTTTTATTGTTTATTGCAAAATAAGTAAGAGTTTTTTCCATCTCTTTATCACCCTGTCTTGTTTTTGTGTTTTTTACACCATAAACATCTTTTTGTCTTAAAAGCTTTTCATTTATACTATTTACCACTTTTGTTGAAATTTCTTGGAGGTTACCATACTTAGGAATATCAAGTTTTGATTGATCAATAATAGAGCATTGTCCCCATCTTTTAGGTGAATAGAGATTATTAATATGGTTTTTTCTATAGTAACCACTTCCATCATGTAAATTAAGTATTAACTTAACCTCGGGAGCTTTTATATACTTTTTTATACGTTGAATTGTTTCATAATCAGGATCAGAAGAAGAAAGATCAGCAAACTTTCTATTCATATCCCCATAAGGACCTCTTGATCTTTTAATTATTGAATAAAAATTAAGATTTGGAATAACCCAAACAGAACCTTTTTTAATATCATAATGAGTTGCTATTAAAGATGCCGCCATAAATGCCCCAGGTTCATCACCTTGAATACCTCCAATTAAAAGAAGAGTATTATCGTCTAATTCACCTTTTTTGATAAAATCAAAGTCGTATGTTTGAACTTGTGCATATAAATTTTGAATTAGTATAAATATTATAGAAATCTTAAACAGTCGTAATATGCCAAGGTTCATACCTTACACCATCCTTATTATTAATTGTGTATCTAACATCAACATATTTTAATGATCTAATTTTCTTGAATTCATCAGTTAATGCAAATCTTGATGTAAAGTTTGCATGACCAAAACCTCTTTTACCTACATCAAAATCTCCAACAAAATGATAAGTATAAGCAGGAGGAGCTAAAGAAATTGCAGCAATTGTAATATTTCCATTTACAGAAGCAATTTTATCAAAGAATAGTTTTGTTTGCTTCATAACACTTCTAATTCCAGAAGTTAAGGTAAGTGTACTTCCAATGTCATCTACCATATCATTATAAGTTTCTAAAGGTTTACCCTTAAAAAGATAGTGACCTGTTCTAGGAACTTTTACAATCTCTTTTTTGTTTATTTCATCAGTAATACTATTTGTAATTCTTTTTCCATAAAAGCCATGTGAAGAAGGATTGTAATAAAACATAAACTCTAAAAACTCTAACTGGGATTTTGTAAATTCCCCAATATTAGAAACTCTCTTTGCTATTTTTAAAGCTTCATCAAATCCTAAAATATTAAAATTTCCATAGCCAACATGTCTTTGAATAAGATTTAGCTTTCTTCTTATTTCTTGAAAATCACTTTCATCTTTTTGTTCTACGTAAAAATATGATGATCTTATTTCAGGAGGTTCAAAAGCTAATAAGTCCTTAGCAAAAAATGCAGAAGTAACTATTCCAGCTTTCGAAATATTTAGAAAGTCTCTTCTATTCATAATCTATAAAACCATTTTTATATCAGAATGATTTCCAAGGTTTTCATATAAACCTGTTCTATCATCGTCACTATGTACAAGTAATTCTAAAGTATAACTTTTAAATTTACCTTTTTTACTGACCTTTGATTCTTTTACACTATGTTCTCTTTGAGAAATCACATCTGTAAGAACTTTTTTGATACTAATAGTTTCTAATACAACAATTTTGTACTTCCAGTTACAAGGATAATCTAACTTTAGTTTTTCTTTATTTAAATCAATCATTTAACCTCCTTTATACCTATTTCTCATTTCTTGAAAAGTCACCACTTTTACCACCAGACTTCTCTTCTAATTGTACTTTTGAAATAACCATTGATTTATCAATTGCCTTAACCATATCGTATATTGTAAGTAAACCAACACTAACACCTGTTAAAGCTTCCATTTCAACACCTGTTTGACCATTTAACTTTGCAGTTACAATAAGCTTAAATCCAGGCAATTCAGGTAATTCATTTACGTCACAATTTATACCACTTAAAAGAAGTGGATGACACATAGGAATTAAATCACTTGTTTTCTTTACACCCATAATTGCAGCAATTACAGCTGTCTGAATAACAGGACCTTTTTTTGTATTATTTTCCATAATAGCATTATATGCTTCTTGACTCATAGAAATCTCACCTGAAGCAACTGCTATTCTTGTAGTTTCATTTTTATTTGAAACATCGACCATTTTTGGTCTATTATTATCATCTAAGTGTGTTAAATTCAAAATAGTACCTTCTTTCTTAGTATATTTATTATATTCAAACTTTAGTTAAATTGAAATTAAGTATATTTTAAATATAATGCACGTCTAAATTAAAAAGAAAGTAGGTGAACTTTACATGCCAGGCATTAAAGTAAAAGAGAGCGAATCTTTTGACGAAGCGTACAGAAGGTTTAAGAAACAATGTGATAGAAATCTTATTGTTACTGAAACTAGAGCTAGAAGATTTTTTGAGCCAATGACAGAGATCAGAAAAAAGCAAAAAATCAATGCTAGAAAGAAAATGCTTAAAAGATTATATATGCTTAGAAGATATGAATCTAGGTTATAAGAATTCGTTCTTTCCGATAAAAAAGGTCAGTTGTTTACAACTGGCCTTTTTTTATGGGTAATTTAATCTCAAAACAAGCACCAAAATACACTTCATTTTTATACTCAAAATTACAATTATGAACTTTAATATCACCATAAAAATGTTTTGTAATAATCTCTTCACTCATAAATAAACCAA includes the following:
- a CDS encoding HP0495 family protein, giving the protein MIDLNKEKLKLDYPCNWKYKIVVLETISIKKVLTDVISQREHSVKESKVSKKGKFKSYTLELLVHSDDDRTGLYENLGNHSDIKMVL
- the rpsU gene encoding 30S ribosomal protein S21, whose translation is MPGIKVKESESFDEAYRRFKKQCDRNLIVTETRARRFFEPMTEIRKKQKINARKKMLKRLYMLRRYESRL
- a CDS encoding D-alanyl-D-alanine carboxypeptidase family protein; protein product: MNRRDFLNISKAGIVTSAFFAKDLLAFEPPEIRSSYFYVEQKDESDFQEIRRKLNLIQRHVGYGNFNILGFDEALKIAKRVSNIGEFTKSQLEFLEFMFYYNPSSHGFYGKRITNSITDEINKKEIVKVPRTGHYLFKGKPLETYNDMVDDIGSTLTLTSGIRSVMKQTKLFFDKIASVNGNITIAAISLAPPAYTYHFVGDFDVGKRGFGHANFTSRFALTDEFKKIRSLKYVDVRYTINNKDGVRYEPWHITTV
- the moaC gene encoding cyclic pyranopterin monophosphate synthase MoaC codes for the protein MNLTHLDDNNRPKMVDVSNKNETTRIAVASGEISMSQEAYNAIMENNTKKGPVIQTAVIAAIMGVKKTSDLIPMCHPLLLSGINCDVNELPELPGFKLIVTAKLNGQTGVEMEALTGVSVGLLTIYDMVKAIDKSMVISKVQLEEKSGGKSGDFSRNEK
- a CDS encoding M99 family carboxypeptidase catalytic domain-containing protein, whose amino-acid sequence is MNLGILRLFKISIIFILIQNLYAQVQTYDFDFIKKGELDDNTLLLIGGIQGDEPGAFMAASLIATHYDIKKGSVWVIPNLNFYSIIKRSRGPYGDMNRKFADLSSSDPDYETIQRIKKYIKAPEVKLILNLHDGSGYYRKNHINNLYSPKRWGQCSIIDQSKLDIPKYGNLQEISTKVVNSINEKLLRQKDVYGVKNTKTRQGDKEMEKTLTYFAINNKKAAFANEASKDLPLHERVYYHLLAIEAYMDIMGIEFERKFEVTTASIKNVIDHDIYISFYDEQIKLPLSKVRSILKYFPINKDGILEFTPSNPLMTIVKQGKEYVIHYGNRKLAKLHPDYIKVVKDDRDINFTIDGEKKSVKLGDIVYAQESFLIEPIDDLRVNIIGYVNKSLNSEVGVLVNKNEIQKRFSVDKDGDLFRIEFYKKDKFIGMVLLGFEK